The following proteins are co-located in the Triticum aestivum cultivar Chinese Spring chromosome 1A, IWGSC CS RefSeq v2.1, whole genome shotgun sequence genome:
- the LOC123127935 gene encoding uncharacterized protein yields MRKAMPLCLGYHGAEQRCCSACHLTPSRRRSVAERRRPVRPCAHFTPFSLPILDLIWTPPSPWLPRRRGSEVNSSTEAILQIEEFQVDKMFIQGMRHTIDSLNQTSRGRHHRLWCRATELQ; encoded by the exons ATGAGGAAGGCAATGCCATTATGCCTAGGCTACCACGGAGCCGAACAACGATGTTGTTCAGCCTGTCACCTAACACCATCAAG GAGGAGGAGCGTGGCCGAAAGACGGCGGCCAGTCCGACCATGTGCTCACTTCACCCCCTTCTCCCTTCCAATTTTGGATTTGATctggacgccgccgtcgccgtggttGCCTCGCCGTCGTGGCTCAG AAGTAAATTCTAGCACAGAAGCCATATTGCAGATTGAAGAGTTTCAGGTTGACAAG ATGTTTATACAGGGAATGAGGCATACCATTGATAGTTTGAATCAAACCAGTAGAGGACGCCACCATCGATTATGGTGTCGAGCAACAGAACTGCAGTGA